In Mucilaginibacter celer, one DNA window encodes the following:
- a CDS encoding CCA tRNA nucleotidyltransferase, giving the protein MQQHLKHPVFSVISRLAGQQNVQAYAIGGFVRDIFLNRPSKDIDIVVIGNGIDFAETVAKTLKVKLAVYKNFGTASLKYQDLEIEFVGARKESYRRDSRKPIVENGTLEDDQKRRDFTINALAISLHPDTYGQLLDPFNGIQDLENKLIRTPLNPNETFSDDPLRMMRAIRFATQLNFKIDDIAVEAIKTTADRISIISQERITDELNKIILSPVPSIGFNYLFDTGLLHKIFPQMVALYGVDYIDGKGHKDNFYHTLQVLDNICETTPDLWLRWAAILHDIAKPATKRFEPGHGFTFHGHEDKGARMVPKIFAQLKLPLNEKMKQVQKLVQLHLRPIVLAQSIVTDSAVRRLLFEAGDDIEGLMLLCKADITTKNEYKIKKYRNNFELVQQKLKDVEERDSIRNWQPPVTGNDIMTIFGLKEGREVGIIKNHIREAILEGDIPNTREAALSFTIAKGLEIGLKVVADTN; this is encoded by the coding sequence ATGCAGCAGCATCTTAAGCATCCCGTATTTTCTGTTATTTCCCGGTTGGCGGGCCAGCAAAATGTACAGGCTTATGCCATTGGTGGTTTTGTGCGCGATATTTTTTTAAACCGCCCCTCAAAGGATATTGATATCGTAGTCATCGGCAACGGCATCGATTTTGCCGAAACGGTAGCCAAAACGCTAAAGGTTAAACTTGCGGTGTATAAAAACTTCGGCACGGCATCGCTCAAATACCAGGACCTGGAAATTGAGTTTGTCGGCGCCCGCAAAGAATCGTACCGCCGCGACTCGCGCAAACCCATTGTGGAGAACGGAACCCTTGAAGACGATCAAAAACGCCGCGATTTCACCATCAACGCCCTGGCCATCTCTTTGCACCCCGATACCTATGGCCAACTGCTCGATCCGTTTAACGGCATCCAGGATCTGGAGAACAAACTGATCCGCACACCGCTCAACCCTAACGAAACGTTTTCGGATGATCCGTTGCGCATGATGCGGGCCATCAGGTTTGCTACCCAGCTCAATTTTAAAATTGATGATATAGCCGTAGAGGCTATCAAAACTACGGCCGACAGGATCAGCATTATCTCGCAGGAACGTATTACCGACGAGTTGAATAAAATCATCCTGTCGCCTGTGCCGTCCATCGGTTTTAATTATTTGTTTGATACCGGGCTTCTCCATAAAATCTTCCCGCAAATGGTTGCCCTTTACGGGGTTGATTATATTGATGGCAAAGGCCATAAAGATAACTTTTACCATACCCTGCAGGTGTTGGATAACATTTGCGAAACTACGCCCGATTTATGGTTGCGCTGGGCAGCCATTTTACATGACATCGCCAAGCCTGCCACCAAACGTTTTGAGCCCGGCCACGGCTTTACATTTCATGGCCATGAGGATAAAGGAGCCCGTATGGTGCCCAAAATTTTCGCGCAGCTAAAACTGCCGCTTAACGAAAAAATGAAGCAGGTGCAAAAGCTGGTGCAACTGCATTTGAGGCCTATTGTACTGGCGCAATCTATCGTTACCGATTCGGCCGTGAGACGTTTACTTTTTGAGGCAGGCGATGATATTGAGGGGCTGATGCTGTTGTGTAAAGCAGACATCACCACCAAAAACGAGTATAAGATCAAAAAGTATCGTAACAATTTTGAACTTGTTCAACAAAAATTAAAAGATGTTGAAGAGCGCGACAGCATCCGCAACTGGCAGCCGCCCGTTACAGGTAACGATATCATGACCATATTTGGCTTAAAGGAAGGCCGCGAGGTTGGCATTATTAAAAACCACATCCGCGAAGCCATACTGGAGGGCGATATACCTAACACCCGCGAAGCCGCGTTAAGCTTTACAATTGCCAAAGGTTTAGAAATTGGCTTAAAAGTTGTGGCTGACACAAATTAA
- a CDS encoding IS1096 element passenger TnpR family protein, whose translation MALYRFRVTFEDYDDVTREIDVKSNQTFEDLHRAIHQSTGYSPEYSSSFYISNDQWTKGEEITFMPNQRRIDRGVALMGKVKLSSYIDDPHQKFYYTFNFDRPFDFHVELLKIILDEKAGTTYPLVVKSVGEAPKQFGNVFNPTVLPPTTEDFDFLNEMAFNPEDAEDFSEVTDTDELPGEKPSSGHDDEEEEDDEFSNEFSDDENYDEDERSHRGGSSDDY comes from the coding sequence ATGGCACTATACAGGTTCAGGGTTACTTTTGAAGACTATGATGACGTTACGAGAGAGATTGACGTTAAATCGAACCAAACTTTCGAAGATCTTCACCGCGCAATTCATCAGTCAACCGGCTACAGCCCGGAATATTCTTCATCATTCTATATCAGCAATGATCAATGGACAAAAGGTGAAGAAATAACTTTTATGCCCAACCAAAGGCGCATTGACCGTGGGGTGGCCTTAATGGGCAAAGTAAAGCTATCAAGCTATATTGACGATCCTCACCAGAAATTCTATTACACTTTCAATTTTGATCGCCCGTTTGATTTTCATGTTGAATTATTGAAGATCATATTAGATGAAAAAGCAGGTACTACCTATCCTTTGGTTGTAAAATCGGTTGGCGAGGCACCAAAACAATTTGGTAATGTATTTAACCCAACCGTGTTGCCGCCAACTACCGAAGATTTCGACTTTTTGAACGAGATGGCATTCAACCCTGAAGATGCCGAAGATTTTTCGGAAGTTACCGATACCGACGAACTGCCGGGAGAAAAACCAAGTAGCGGCCACGATGATGAAGAGGAAGAAGACGATGAGTTCAGCAATGAATTCAGCGACGATGAAAACTACGATGAGGATGAAAGATCGCATCGTGGCGGCAGCAGCGATGACTATTAG